The Rhodothermales bacterium genome has a window encoding:
- a CDS encoding HAD hydrolase-like protein, whose protein sequence is MKLQAIFFDLDGVLVDVSRSYRRAIEETVAHFTGRAIEPGTIQRYKNLGGLPDDWKLTHAIVTDAGIQVSPARVFDELQRQYRGENWEGFIQEERPLVQMRTLERLHLADLVLGIVSTRPAAEVEWTLDRFGWKRYFPLVIPREMLEGRGKPDPYPLLRALAILDAAGRPTPPAQAIYVGATVDDVTAALRAGIWSVGVTTLHADRDAQDDPLKKAGAHHVLHSVDAITGLIERFAEFIPHPPDIDDDLD, encoded by the coding sequence GTGAAGCTTCAGGCTATCTTCTTCGACCTCGATGGCGTACTGGTGGACGTTTCGCGATCCTACCGTCGCGCCATCGAGGAAACGGTAGCGCACTTCACCGGACGAGCGATCGAACCGGGGACCATCCAGCGTTACAAAAACCTGGGTGGTCTCCCCGATGATTGGAAGCTCACGCATGCGATCGTGACGGACGCCGGCATCCAGGTGTCGCCCGCGCGGGTATTCGATGAGCTGCAGCGGCAATATCGCGGCGAAAACTGGGAGGGATTCATCCAGGAGGAGCGACCGCTCGTCCAGATGCGAACCCTCGAACGGCTGCATCTCGCCGATCTCGTCCTGGGGATCGTCAGCACGCGTCCGGCCGCGGAAGTGGAGTGGACGCTCGACCGATTCGGCTGGAAACGGTATTTCCCGCTCGTCATCCCCCGCGAAATGCTCGAGGGACGCGGCAAACCGGATCCCTATCCGCTCCTGCGCGCCCTCGCCATCCTCGATGCCGCCGGCCGGCCCACACCACCGGCCCAGGCCATCTACGTCGGCGCTACGGTCGACGATGTCACGGCGGCGCTGCGCGCCGGGATCTGGAGCGTGGGCGTGACGACGCTGCACGCGGACCGCGATGCCCAGGACGACCCGCTCAAAAAGGCCGGCGCACACCACGTCCTCCACTCCGTCGACGCCATAACAGGCCTGATCGAACGGTTTGCCGAGTTTATTCCGCATCCTCCAGACATCGACGACGACCTGGATTGA